ACGCGACGATTCGTTCGCGCGATCTGGTTCGCGAAATCGTTCATGTGGGCAGATCGGAATCCGCTGAGGCGCTGCATTCGCTTTGTCTCGACGAGTTCATCGCCGACATCGGCTCGCTGCTCACGGCGGGCCTGCCCCCCTATATCCAGCTGCGGATCGAAGTGGAGCCTGCCCCGCCGATCAATGCCTATCGCAACAAGCTTTATCAGATCGTTCTCAACCTGGTGACCAATGCCGCGCAGGCAATCAGTACTCGCCAGGGCGAGATCGTGATCGGTGTGACGGAAGATCCCGACGCATCGGCCGTATTGCTGAGCGTGCGCGATAACGGCCCCGGAATGGACCAAGAAACGATCGACCGCATCTTCGATCCGTTTTTCACGACCAAGCAGAATGAAGGCGGCAGCGGGCTCGGGCTGGCAGTGGTCAACCAGGCCGTCGAGAATATCGGCGGCAACATTTCCGTTCACAGCAGGCCCGGAGAGGGAACCCAATTCCTGCTGAGATTCGCCACAAGGCAGAGAGAGGAAAAAAATGACCAGTAAACTCTTGGTCATCGACGACGAGGAACCGATCCGCAAATCGTTGGCGCTGCTGCTGGGGGCACGGGGCTATGAGGTCCTCACCGCTGCGGACGGCGACGAAGCGCTTAAATGCTTCGACGAATTCCAGCCGCATCTGGTGCTGTCGGACATGGTGATGGTGCGCCAGCAGGGCATCGAAGTGATCCTCGCGCTGCGCAAACGCGACACCAGATTGCCGATCATCGCCATGTCGGGCGGCGCGCGCATGCAGGGCGACGATGCGCTCACCCTGGCGCGACACGTCGGTGCGACAGAGAGCATCGAAAAACCGTTCGAACCCGAAACGTTGCTCGCGATGATCGAGCGACTGCTTGCCGCCGACCCTCAGTAAAGTCCGGGCGGCAGCCGCTGTGGTCGCTGCTGTCCGCCCGCGGGGCGGCGCTCCGGCCGCCAGCACCTGACGGTCGCCCCGGCAAGCAATGCAGAATGCTCCGGGTCTTGCGGCCTGTCAGCCGGCGGTTTGGATTGAAACGACATATGTCTCTCCGGTTCACCCGGCATCATAGAAGTTGCTCCGCCAGCCCGGGAGCGCGTTGCCACCAATGTCGGCTTTGCTGCAGCAGATTGCGGGATGCGGGCCCGGTCGCGGCTTTGGTACCGTGATCTATGGGTCACCAGGTTCCGGCCGGCCCACGAAATGCAGCATCGGCGCCACGAACTGCCTAGCCTGCGGATTTACATCGGCAGCGGCATGGCCCTAGCGTCTCGCGATGGCGCCACACTTTCACGAAAACGTCCCGAGGACGGCCGGATTGGGGATCAACATCCCCATGATGATCATCATCTGCTTCTGGGTTGCCCAGTTTTCGCTTCTCACCGCGCAGCGATTGCTGATGGAGGAAGATGGCGGCGAGGCCGAGATACTGGTGCCCAGGATCATCGTGACGCTGGGCGCCATTACGCTGTCTATGGTGATCTACCGGCTGATCCGGTCCCGACCTTCGCTCTCGGGAGCCCGCCGGATCGGCTTCGTCCTGCTGCTCGCGCTGGTGGGATCGCTGATCCACAGCGCATTCAATTTCGGTGTCTTCCAGCTTTTCATGGCAGACATGAACTGGAACAGCTTTTCCTGGATCTCCTATTCCTACGCCATCATCCAGTGGTTCTGGGCCTATGGCGCGGTATCGGCATTGCTGCTCGCCGCCATCTACGGGGCGGAACTGC
This genomic interval from Sphingosinithalassobacter tenebrarum contains the following:
- a CDS encoding response regulator, coding for MTSKLLVIDDEEPIRKSLALLLGARGYEVLTAADGDEALKCFDEFQPHLVLSDMVMVRQQGIEVILALRKRDTRLPIIAMSGGARMQGDDALTLARHVGATESIEKPFEPETLLAMIERLLAADPQ